The following proteins are encoded in a genomic region of Cricetulus griseus strain 17A/GY chromosome 7, alternate assembly CriGri-PICRH-1.0, whole genome shotgun sequence:
- the LOC100773350 gene encoding enoyl-CoA delta isomerase 1, mitochondrial isoform X2, with translation MALAAASRVLLHAGSRLGRREVVDGARRFANKQVLVETEDAAGIAVMKFRNPPVNSLSLEFLTEFVISLEKLENDKTFRGVILTSDLPGIFSAGLDLREMYGRNPAHYAEFWKAVQELWLRLYMSKLMLVSAINGASPAGGCLIALTSDYRIMADNPKYIIGLNESLLGIIAPFWLKDTFVNTIGHRAAERALQLGMLFPPAEALKVGVVDEVVPEDQIHSKARSVMAQWLAIPDHSRQLTKSMMRKATADKLIKQREADIQNVVSFISQDSIQKSLHVYLKKLKQKRG, from the exons ATGGCGCTGGCTGCTGCGAGTCGCGTTCTGCTGCACGCGG GGTCCCGCCTCGGGCGCAGAGAGGTCGTGGACGGCGCGCGGCGCTTCGCTAACAAGCAGGTGCTGGTGGAGACGGAGGACGCGGCGG GAATCGCGGTGATGAAGTTCAGGAACCCCCCAGTGAACTCCCTCAGCTTGGAGTTTCTGACAGAGTTTGTCATCAGCCTGGAGAAGCTAGAAAATGACAAGACCTTCCGTGGTGTCATCCTCACTTCG GACCTCCCGGGTATTTTCTCAGCTGGCCTGGACTTGAGGGAGATGTATGGCAGGAACCCAGCCCATTACGCTGAGTTCTGGAAGGCTGTGCAGGAGCTGTGGCTGAGGCTCTACATGTCCAAGCTGATGTTAGTGTCTGCCATCAAT GGTGCCTCTCCTGCTGGAGGCTGTCTCATAGCTCTTACCTCTGACTACAGGATTATGGCTGACAACCCCAAGTACATCATAGGACTGAATGAGAGCCTGCTTGGCATTATTGCCCCCTTCTG GTTAAAAGACACCTTTGTGAACACCATTGGACACCGAGCAGCAGAGCGTGCCCTTCAGCTGGGGATGCTCTTCCCACCAGCAGAGGCCCTCAAGGTGGGTGTGGTGGATGAGGTGGTGCCGGAGGACCAGATACACAGCAAGGCTCGCTCAGTGATGGCCCAGTGGTTGGCCATTCCAG ACCATTCTCGGCAGCTGACCAAGAGCATGATGCGAAAGGCCACTGCAGACAAACTGATCAAGCAGCGAGAGGCAGACATCCAGAATGTAGTCAGCTTCATCTCTCAAGACTCCATCCAGAAGTCTCTGCATGTGTACTTGAAAAAGCTCAAGCAAAAGAGAGGCTGA
- the LOC100773350 gene encoding enoyl-CoA delta isomerase 1, mitochondrial isoform X4 codes for MKFRNPPVNSLSLEFLTEFVISLEKLENDKTFRGVILTSDLPGIFSAGLDLREMYGRNPAHYAEFWKAVQELWLRLYMSKLMLVSAINGASPAGGCLIALTSDYRIMADNPKYIIGLNESLLGIIAPFWLKDTFVNTIGHRAAERALQLGMLFPPAEALKVGVVDEVVPEDQIHSKARSVMAQWLAIPDHSRQLTKSMMRKATADKLIKQREADIQNVVSFISQDSIQKSLHVYLKKLKQKRG; via the exons ATGAAGTTCAGGAACCCCCCAGTGAACTCCCTCAGCTTGGAGTTTCTGACAGAGTTTGTCATCAGCCTGGAGAAGCTAGAAAATGACAAGACCTTCCGTGGTGTCATCCTCACTTCG GACCTCCCGGGTATTTTCTCAGCTGGCCTGGACTTGAGGGAGATGTATGGCAGGAACCCAGCCCATTACGCTGAGTTCTGGAAGGCTGTGCAGGAGCTGTGGCTGAGGCTCTACATGTCCAAGCTGATGTTAGTGTCTGCCATCAAT GGTGCCTCTCCTGCTGGAGGCTGTCTCATAGCTCTTACCTCTGACTACAGGATTATGGCTGACAACCCCAAGTACATCATAGGACTGAATGAGAGCCTGCTTGGCATTATTGCCCCCTTCTG GTTAAAAGACACCTTTGTGAACACCATTGGACACCGAGCAGCAGAGCGTGCCCTTCAGCTGGGGATGCTCTTCCCACCAGCAGAGGCCCTCAAGGTGGGTGTGGTGGATGAGGTGGTGCCGGAGGACCAGATACACAGCAAGGCTCGCTCAGTGATGGCCCAGTGGTTGGCCATTCCAG ACCATTCTCGGCAGCTGACCAAGAGCATGATGCGAAAGGCCACTGCAGACAAACTGATCAAGCAGCGAGAGGCAGACATCCAGAATGTAGTCAGCTTCATCTCTCAAGACTCCATCCAGAAGTCTCTGCATGTGTACTTGAAAAAGCTCAAGCAAAAGAGAGGCTGA
- the LOC100773350 gene encoding enoyl-CoA delta isomerase 1, mitochondrial isoform X3, which translates to MALAAASRVLLHAGSRLGRREVVDGARRFANKQVLVETEDAAGIAVMKFRNPPVNSLSLEFLTEFVISLEKLENDKTFRGVILTSDLPGIFSAGLDLREMYGRNPAHYAEFWKAVQELWLRLYMSKLMLVSAINGASPAGGCLIALTSDYRIMADNPKYIIGLNESLLGIIAPFWLKDTFVNTIGHRAAERALQLGMLFPPAEALKVGVVDEVVPEDQIHSKARSVMAQWLAIPGESVFLYMKEARNGYTLSEGEFHK; encoded by the exons ATGGCGCTGGCTGCTGCGAGTCGCGTTCTGCTGCACGCGG GGTCCCGCCTCGGGCGCAGAGAGGTCGTGGACGGCGCGCGGCGCTTCGCTAACAAGCAGGTGCTGGTGGAGACGGAGGACGCGGCGG GAATCGCGGTGATGAAGTTCAGGAACCCCCCAGTGAACTCCCTCAGCTTGGAGTTTCTGACAGAGTTTGTCATCAGCCTGGAGAAGCTAGAAAATGACAAGACCTTCCGTGGTGTCATCCTCACTTCG GACCTCCCGGGTATTTTCTCAGCTGGCCTGGACTTGAGGGAGATGTATGGCAGGAACCCAGCCCATTACGCTGAGTTCTGGAAGGCTGTGCAGGAGCTGTGGCTGAGGCTCTACATGTCCAAGCTGATGTTAGTGTCTGCCATCAAT GGTGCCTCTCCTGCTGGAGGCTGTCTCATAGCTCTTACCTCTGACTACAGGATTATGGCTGACAACCCCAAGTACATCATAGGACTGAATGAGAGCCTGCTTGGCATTATTGCCCCCTTCTG GTTAAAAGACACCTTTGTGAACACCATTGGACACCGAGCAGCAGAGCGTGCCCTTCAGCTGGGGATGCTCTTCCCACCAGCAGAGGCCCTCAAGGTGGGTGTGGTGGATGAGGTGGTGCCGGAGGACCAGATACACAGCAAGGCTCGCTCAGTGATGGCCCAGTGGTTGGCCATTCCAG GAGAGTCTGTATTTCTATACATGAAGGAAGCCAGGAATGGCTACACACTCTCTGAAGGTGAGTTTCACAAATAA